In Rhizophagus irregularis chromosome 7, complete sequence, a single genomic region encodes these proteins:
- a CDS encoding uncharacterized protein (SECRETED:cutsite_INA-AP; SECRETED:prob_0.9633); SECRETED:SignalP(1-19), protein MVRIFIVASILVALSVINAAPITERCDECKSPKLPAVDSYPIAGRSYPIAERSYPIAEKRSYPIAERSYPIAERSYPIAERCDECKNPPGADSYPIAGRSYPIAEKRSYPIAEKRSYPIAERSYPIAERSYPIAERSYPIAERSYPIAEKRSYPIAERSYPIAERSYPIAERSYPIAERSYPIAERCDECKKPPGA, encoded by the coding sequence atggtcCGAATTTTTATTGTTGCGTCCATTTTAGTGGCGCTTTCCGTTATAAATGCCGCACCTATTACTGAGAGGTGTGATGAATGTAAAAGTCCTAAACTCCCTGCTGTTGATTCATATCCTATTGCTGGCAGGTCATATCCTATAGCAGAGAGATCATACCCCATTGCCGAGAAGAGATCATACCCCATTGCCGAGAGATCATACCCCATTGCCGAGAGGTCATATCCCATTGCTGAGAGATGTGATGAATGTAAAAATCCTCCTGGTGCTGATTCATATCCTATTGCTGGCAGGTCATATCCCATTGCCGAGAAGAGGTCATACCCCATTGCCGAGAAGAGATCATACCCCATTGCCGAGAGATCATACCCCATTGCCGAAAGGTCATACCCCATTGCTGAAAGGTCATACCCCATTGCTGAGAGATCATACCCCATTGCCGAGAAGAGGTCATACCCCATTGCTGAAAGGTCATATCCCATTGCCGAGAGGTCATACCCCATTGCCGAAAGGTCATATCCCATTGCTGAGAGATCATATCCCATTGCCGAGAGGTGTGATGAATGTAAAAAGCCTCCTGGTGCTTAA